Below is a genomic region from Venturia canescens isolate UGA chromosome 1, ASM1945775v1, whole genome shotgun sequence.
AACACCACCAAAACAGAACTTCTTCATCGTTCATAGTGTCTGATGGTAAGAGTCGACAAACGCCCAAGTATATATTCACTAATCCACGTATTGCTGGTATTGCCCGAAAGCCGGGCCACAAGATGATTATGTACTCGCCATCactgtcgatttttttattacaaaagtGCCATCAAGCTTTGAAAACAGCACCCAGATAAACGTTCGTCTGTGTACCGATAAAAAAGGCAGCGTGCTTTAACTACACCATCAGTATAGCACACACACGGTGTGTGATTATTTGTACACAAACTTCGATAATTGATAGCtgtgaaatttaaaaaaccaaATCGttaacgatgaaattttttaaaaatcgtgtCCACttctatgaaaaataatagcaAAAGTACTATGTAGCAAGCACATACAACTATACATTTAGTAGAAAATTGGCGttgtttttatgaatattcattttatagaGATTAAAGTATAAAATACATCCACAAGTATAGTGCTACAATTATTTATAATGCAAGTTGTTAGTTTTTGTTGTTATATCTCGAAAACACGATATATAATGTACATTTCGTTTATAATTTTATCCGTTTACAATTCATTACAATCGGGTTTCGAAGCAAACATCTActttatttatcatgaaacaaaATACATATACAAGCATCGGTTTTACATGGTTTTTCTcatcgatctctctctctctctctttctttcgcttctttcattttcattttattaattttttttttgttaaatttcattattttcattcataatctGTATCTATATCGTCTCTGGTCGTCGCACGTTAACAACAGCGCGATAATGCACAGTAATTTTTGTCAATGACGCAGTTTCCATTGGAggtattatttaattaattaataattatgtATAATTAATTCACGAGATCCATAAGCGTTCTCGTTCAATTCTGTAAAAATCTTTCTCGCATTTAGACACTCGCTTCGTTTCCGGATTGGTAGCTAgtgctacattttttttcagtttcattCTTATTGCGGAATTACaattaattataaatgaaataatggaTATTTTTAATATGCCGACTCGACAATCGGATATTAATAAATCGGTATAATTCATTCGAAACTCGTATCTTCTGTTCCAAAGAGTCTTCATAATCATATTTGTTTTGgtttattgttgttttttgcTTCTTCCTCTTATatcaaatattaattaatcACATTCAAACATTCATTGTATACGCACTGGATAATTTACGAGTCGGAGGACGAAGGATGAAGGACATGGAATAGgaaggagggagaaaaaaataattattaattcttaTGATTTCAAGTATCTCTTGTTAGTCAAAgaggaaaacgaaaaagataCTGCAACGATAATTTATAATATTAGTGGCGAATGAGGTGGAGGAAAATGGAATAGAAAATTACAAGTTCAGATTGCAGTCACCGAAATATCTCGATGCACATTAATCGGtgagaaaaattcttaaacGATTGTGAGTggatcaattttcttttccttgtttttttctttcttttttttcgttatttcgaaCTTCCCTCGGAGCAGAAAATTATTGaagtggataaaaaaaacgttcatgcTGGCTTTAACGATCTTATCAACACGAATgcattgtttcttttttcttcttcagaaACCTCAATCGCAAAAGAGATTTCTCctgattgaatttgaaaaatcttccgaGCACCTTCTACTTTTCTTCTTTATGTTCTTTTAACCAATGATGTTTCCTTCGTAAAAAAATCTCTTCCCAAAATTCTTTCCCCTCTTCCGCGATGGGGAGgggggaaaataaaaactattcaTTATGATGAGACGTGTGTTACATAACTTTTATTTGTCCTCCTCAGGCCTCAAATTCTCTTCCCGGGGCTTTGCACCCCCGTAAATCGAACTTGACTTGCTTGACTCAGCTATTGAGTTTATCGGCGTCGGCACTGTTCTTTTTAACATCACCAATCGCTTACGACCAGTTGTATCTGCAAtcagatgatttttttccatcaattcGACTGTTATTGATCTTTGTATGCTGATAAATTCTACGGATCggatttgaaaacaaaaaaattcaatgaaaatccgAAAACTTATTGACGGGATTAAACAATTGAGGTTTTTCATCAACTGAATGATTTGGCTCGATGGCGTAAcggattaaaaaataaaaattaaatacgtaaaattaaaaaaattcaaagaactgaaaataaaaaagctttATGCAGTTCAAGTTCTCTGGTGTTCAATTGATTGACTATCAActatttgtataaaaaaagtgGGCTTTTACTTCTCTcagaaacaaatgaaaatatgatgaaattggaaaacgtggaattgacgaaatttagacGGTTAGTTTTACCTGGAGGTGGTTCCTTGGGGTATGAATCTTGATAACTTTTCCTTTCCCCATCCCGATTAGGGCGAGGTCCGCCCTGAGATCTCGGACCTCCCGATCCACCGCCACCGCGCGATCCCCATTCTCTACCTGATCCACCGCCCACATCCTCGTTGAAACTACCGTAATTACCACGATTAGTACGAGCATCATTGTAACTCGGACCTCCTGGTCTTCCACTATTCATTCTTCCACCCTGGGGTCGTCTATCGCCGTAGCCGCTGCCACCTCCTGGGCCGCCTCCTACCCCCCCTTTTCATATAATCATATTAGTTATGGGTACAAAGCTTCTGAAAAATTCCGTTACATAAAGATTCAATATGTTACACCAggtacaaaattttcaatattttttttgtactgaACCAGCTGCGCTATAGAGTCCACCACGGcaggatttttcgaaaattcaggtAAACGAATAAATCTAATGCATTTTTTAAGCTTCTTTGGAAAGATATTGCTCTTGAACCTTGATGTACCAGAACTACGGTCCATCGCCAAAATTTGAACGTTCATTCAACCGATCAAAAAGAGAAACTTGACTGATCAAATCAGAGaacgtgattttttcattatttcattgaagCTTGATACTGTCTTAATGTCTGAGAGGAAAGGAATCTAAAAATTGATATAATGTCCCACAAACATGATTGTTCAAAAATGTAATCGCATTGACGTCAACTTCAATGCATGATTCGTTGGAAATACTCAAAAGGAAAACCAAGTGGTGTAGGAACAAATGTTGAGCGGGAGTCTTAGACTGTAAGAGAATTTCTAACTGCTCTATCCTTCAATAAATTTATAGCGAAAAGCAATACTTATTAAAATTGTAGTAgttcatttttaaatgaatttcaatgatAAAGATGATTTCACAGAAGATTTTACTAGATGTAAACGTATCATAATCGTGATTTTATCAATTCAACATTCATTTGAATCACTTATGACTCACAAGGAACTTGAGTTAATATTATAATCATTTATCATCTCCATCTCCCTCtttcgtaaataaaaatttgtttgatagAAAAAAGCTTCCAAGTAAACTTATAGAAGGTGCATTTGAAGTGAGTATCAAAAGAAgtcaatataaagaaaaatcaccaTATCCACGATCACCACCGCCGGGGCCACCACGACCTCCCCTTCTGTCAAAACCACCACCTCGGTCATTTCTTTTACCCTCTGCtacatcgatttttatttggtaTCCATTTACCATGACGAAGCTATTGAGCTCAAGAGCACCCATCAAATCGTCTATTTCTTCGAACTCCACATAACAGAAACCTTTAAACCTGAAAGATGCAATTGCATAGAAATTAGTGCTGAAATCATTTCAATGACAATCCATTGCAGGTGAACTAATAAAAACGGAATTATATTTGATACAAGTTCTCATATACAGGAACTCAGAAAGATAATAAGTATTATCTTCATTTCTTCTAGTTTCTACGAGAATCTTaatattgagaaataaaaaatatcaaatttataTTACATATCTTAGTGGTCTCTGAACACTGATGCTAGAATAAAAACCCCTGTATCAATGTTTGTAAACTCAGATATAAATGATGAAATATGCTAATGATGTTAGTTACATCTTAAAGACGTTAACATtttgaagtaatgaaaaaatattcaatacaAAGTTTAGACATCCAAAGATATTAAGGTTCTGCATGTTTTTCAATGCTTCTTATTGAATAACTTTAAAAACTAATGATTGAAattctaattttattttcttaacgACTTTTGTTGTATATCTCCCTGAAGTTGATCATTGTCTGGAGAAAATAACATGATACAATCACCTAATTCCTAAATGATACATTGTATCCTAACACGATACAATCACCTAAACAATCCTAAAGCAATtgcagaaaatgaaaaattcaacattgCTTTTTATAACAAATTCGTTTAAAATTATGGAATTACTAATACCAAGatattttaaatttcaaaggATGTACAAAGACTTTCTTTGAAAATGCATATATTGAAAGCTTTTATATGTGAAAGTATTGTAACtatggaaaacaaaaaaacaaacgacgctgaagtttgcaatgttggagtccaacgaaatgaaggaaaaaaacattcgtaattcaccaattttttatttcatgaagtatcggtgcaggttaaaaaactacgaattgcaaatttagcagggaagaaaattggagaattactcaaaTTATTGGAGtattttacatcatttcgttgaattttcaactttgcaaacttcagcatcataaaaacaaatatttcatttaccTGTCGGTCTCTCGATCTTTCACTAATCTGACATTCTTTACTTTctgtttttcgaatattttatcGATATCGCGCTGAACCACACCATCTGGTAAATTGCCGACATATGCCGTGTAAGGAGGCTCCGCTGGCAATGGTTTTCTGCTATTGGTGCGGAATCCGCCTCCTTTGTAATCTCTGTATCAAAGaagaacattttgaaaaagatatAACTATAAACAATaaagaaactttgaaaaaagctGGCTACTTTTTCACAACAACTATCAACAATTATTGTAGAACAATCCTAATGAGTAACGAAGTTTAATGTTAATATTCTGATGAGACTGAAttataattgaattttttgaatttaacaaatataaaaaagctTGTTTATTTCATCAGATATTTATTCGATcggttgttaaaaaaaattgatacaaCGGTACGAACGTATTCAACCCTTAGGACGCGGGTAGTATCGAGTTTATCAATGAGCGGATCAAAGAAAAACTCAACAGCCTCGGAGTTATGATCGATTTTGAGAGCAAGAGTATGATCTTTTCCTTTTAAATTAGGTGAtttaggaatgaaaaaaataatgccgCGTgttgaggagagaaaaaagagaaggatAGGTCGAGGCGACATATAAAAGCGGCGGCACCCCATGTTAGCAAAGTGCCTTGCGCCGCACTCGAATCGGAACCCTCGTTTAACCTCACCAGTGACGATTTTCGCAAAACACACACATaattataacctcacattaAAAGAATAGGCAGTAATAatcaaaagttgaaaataaagCGCTAGCGAATTTCGAcggatgaaggaaaaaagataCTCTTTAATCGAGTACATGTTATTTTCGAGGGAATACTTGCCTCGGATCATCGTGAACACTTCGACCAGCCATGTTGGATGCACGAAACTGGCCGGGACCGCGCGAGTCGCGCTAAGCTCACCGCGCTCTTCTCCTTACTTTTAGAAAAATGGCAATTTTTACGAAGCATCCGTGGCGAGGTATTCGTTGTACGAAAACTCGTTAAAAATTGAGCATTTatcaattaattgaaaaacacTTTTGAACAATTTAATGACAGAGATTATCGATTGAAAAAGTCAAGcttgtttatttgtttcttttgATAGGTgcgtttgattttttattgtatgGAAGCGAGGGAGCGGGAGAGCAAGATTTAGCGACGAAACACCGCTTAACCAAGGTCAAGGTTTCGCTATTTAGCAGAGGTTAATTGACACTATGGTGTTTACTTGAAGCCTGAGTGCACAATATTGTATTTACATAATACTAtaagaatattcaaaaagttcataaGAATTtggtaataaaaagaaatacccTGCTCtcggaaaataaatattcgagactgtcaaattttttgaaaatttcttcatttgtGCTTAGTATACAAATAGTATATaggcatattttttcaaatcaaagaTATATTAGCCTtgatttaatttaaaaaaaaacactcaaaTTTACTTATTTCcatttataaatgaaatatAAGATCGTTcgagaataaattgaatttgagTAACTCGCCTGATTTGCGTAGTTCTTCGAGCCTGCGAGAATTAAAATGGCGGCTGTGCGGGCCACAAGTTTTCCACGCGCACGCGACGAGGCATGTCGCAAAGCATGCacatggaaatcgaaaataccTCATGTGCTCCTCTAGAGCCACGAAAAGAATTGAAGATGGGGTCGACGATACTTGATTGTTTTACCAAACTTGTTAAGGACAATGTACGCGAAAGATTGGATGGTGGAATTGCTCTCCTTAGGCATATGTCCCAAAAGAAAGttgtaagttttatttttacccATTTAATTTCATGGTTAACCTCcggaatttaataatttttatctGACACGCACTTGTGAATAGTATTTGTAATTATCGGGCATATTCCTCATAAatctatatacatttttttattttctctccaaATCTCTGTAACAAATAGTATTTACATACTGTGAAACAACAATACACAAATGTAATGATGAAATATACTCATTTCTATACACTATAATATATTCTGAATGACTTCTGACCGATTCTAAACGAAGCAATTTGAGTCCGCTATagatgaaaaacaaatagagcattaaaaaaatgtaaaatttgaTAACAGCAAACttatcattcaaaaaaattctaggAGGAAACAGAAAGTAAAGAACTGAATTATGCTTTGACTCGATTGGTCCGAGGACTCGGGTCATCTCGGACACTTTCCAGGAAAGGATTTTACACTACCTTGACAGCTTATCTTCAAACAAATTCCGATACTTGTATGGATGATTTGTTGAAGATAATGGAAACTGAACTGCGTCCAGTAAACAGCAATACAAAAAGTGTGAGTTTTCTCTAAAGACGTAATGAATACATGGGTTGTTGATTCAAGAATAACAACTTTGTAGATGAAACAAACAACAgtgaaaaattctataaaatgcAACATGTttggttttgttttttttatatttgaattaCGTTTCTATATTAATATAGGAAAACGCTGATATTTACATGGGAAGGATATTACTCTGTGGTGCCCTGATAAGATCAAAACTTCTTCTTCAGTGTAAATGCGAGgagcaacaaaaaattttcgaaatcctATTTTTCGCTGGTCAACAGCGAAGTCATCTCTCGtttatttccatattttttctggCGGATTTTCTTGAGCAATCTGACACGAAATCACTTAAAATAGGAATATGGCCACTGCTGAAAAAAGAACTTGGAAAGGCATGGGAAAAGCAGACACTTGAtactttttacattttattgataatgaacGAGAAATTTCCTACTTTAGTAGGaagtaaatttctaaaagAACATTTGGGTCACGAAGATATTATTAATGCGGAACACATGAAAGAACTATTGAAATTGCTGACTGTGAGTATTTCTTTATTGActtattttgaaagaaaaaaatatccttccaattattttgcttttatggagtgaaaaaattaatgaagagTGATTGCATGGGGGTAAAAATGTACTCACTGAGCAAACGAATGTATGAAGAATTTAAAAGATGTCTATTTATTTAGGACTTACCACGAATAGTGTACTGTCGTCATCCAGTGTTTAAGCTATTCTGTGAAAAAATAGTGTCTTCGGAGCTTCTTGTAGAATTTTGGAGTGGTATAGATCAACGTTTCGTAAAGCCTTCGAAAAGTATCGAACATCTTGGACTGGAATTGTTCAAACACTTACTAATGAACATTAAAGACAAAACTCTTATACCGTCGCTGTTAACAGCGAATTTTCTGCACCACATGATACGGAGATTTacaagttgtaagaaaaaccGACGAGACCAAATATCAATCACCTTCAAATCGATACTCAGTGAACTGATATCCGTAATGAGTGATAAAGATATTAAAGCCAAGACTCAAGTTGGAGTTCTGAAAAAACTGATTCTATATCCGGGTGACATTATGATTGAAAAAGTCACTGgcactaaaatcatacaattGTTAACGGCAAATTTGAACGTAGACGGGGTTAAAAAGTTATCGAAACTCTATCACGAAATAGTGAGCAATGCAAaaccgaaagagaaaaaaggcaatAATACGGAGGCTTGGACAAATATGGCAAGAATTTACGTTGCTCAATTATTAACAAGGTTTGTATTTGCATTCAAAGTCTTCGATTACCAATGTATCACTTACAgagaaattatcgaaaatgtTCATATCTTAATGTATTCAATTTAAAATAATCAAACATTCGTACAttatttagtaaattttatGGGTTTTAACAATCGCATTCAAACAATTTTACTTCATAGACTTCTCGGCCATCCTGCAGTTAGCACGGAACACAAATGGAGACTGGATCAGCTGAAGTTCTTATTCAATCTTGGTCTTTGCGAATCGTCGAACGTCGGTGTTGAATTAGCTCGTAAGTAACAAATCACAAAaggtttttttgtaaatatttagCTTATATTTTGTTTCATAATGTCCTTTTTTAAAGCTCAATTCAAGGAATGTTTTTATCGAGCACTGGACCATAAATTACCGAAACTGAGTGACTTGCGAACGATTTTGAGCGAATTGATTCATCATTTGAACGACGAATTGTTTGTTAAAAAGACAAGCACGCTTCGAACTCCTTTGACCGAAGCGGCTACTGAAGCGTGGTCAGCCATGATAAATTTCATTACAAAATTGGAGGGAGCTGCGAAAAACGAGCAGGCTATGTACATATTTTACACGATGGATCTTCATATGGGACTACAACTATTCTCTGAACCTGAAATGGCTATATCAGCTATCAAAGAAATTCACAGCTGTTCCGAAAGGTTGAACAAATACAAACCGAAAAAGGGGAAGAAGAACGGTAATGAGAACATCGAAGATGAACCGGAATGGGTCGAAGTTATCGTCGATCTTCTTTTGTCACTTTTATCCCGGAACAGCCACCTCTTGAGGTCCATGGTTCACTGCGTGTTTCCTCACATATGCGCTGTTTCGACTGCAGCTTCAATCCATCAGATACTTTcggtaaatatatttatttacttCATACATTTATGTGACTTTTCGTTATGGTTCGGaaaaactagatggtcaactCGTTGCTAACTCTAAGACATATTTACAGTTCACTTTTGCATGTAGATTTCTGGCATTGCTCGAtgtgatataatttttggaaatagcTTCCAAATTTTGATATGTTAAGATATACTTTATCtgtttttatgtatttaatCCTGTTGCTCAATCTCATATTTCTTAGGTTTTGGACCcgaaaaacgataaaagtcCTCTCGTTTCGAAGAACGATGAGGTTTCGGGTGACTCTTCCAACAACGAAGATTCGGATTCGAGTGACGAAGATGAGAGCGATGAAGAAGTTAAGTATTCAAACGAGGTGAGTCTCGACAACgttaaagagaaaaatgacgaggacgaggatgaagAAGACAGCGACGATGACTCGGACAAAGACGAGGATGACGATGAGGATGAGGACGAGACGGTGACGGATCGTTTACGTCTCGCTGTTCGTCAAGCTCTTGGCGACGCTTCCGTGCAAACCGACGACGAGGATATCGACGTCGATCAAATCGACGAGGCTCAAGGAAAACGTTTGGACGAATCTTTAGCCGCGGCATTCCGTATACTTCGTGAAAATCGTCAGACTCAGtcgaaaaaacaggaaaaaactgCCCAGTTACTTACGCACTTCCGCGTACGGGTGATCGATCTTCTGGAAATTTATATCGACTCGGGGCCTTCGATGGCTCTTGCTCTTGACATGCTTGTACCTCTATTTGGACTTTTGGAATTCTGTATCAAAGACCCTCATCAAAAACCTTTGGAAAATCGCGTTCGAACgtgcttgaaaaaattgtcagCAGTCAAACGTTTTAAAGACACCGAGGGCGTTGACGCGCAGTTGTTAACAGATGTCTCTAAATTACTCATGGAAAAGGGCGAAAGATCTACCGCTGTCTGCCAAGAAATGGGCGATAAGCTCGCTGAGTGTGCCACTTTCCTCATAAGATGTGTCCAACAAGCCGACCTTGCGGTTGAAACTCTTGTACAAATTTAtggtgaaaatttgaccgcaTTCTTCAAAAAACGAGATTGTGTTTTACCTGCGAGTCTTTTCAAAAATGCTCTGAAACTTGTCTGGGTCGGAAACTGGCAATTGGCTCCTCTTTTGGTAAATATGAGCATGACATAAAGTTCATtattccaagaaaaaaataatcatttattttagtAACTGCATCAGTGAAATCGAAATGAGATTTATTATAAAACACGAGTAAATTAATATTACAGGGTTTTGCTGTCAACCCTCGATCAACCATTGCGCTTAACTGAAAGTAAATACTCAATCTGTGTACTAGACGCGTTCTGTTTGATTAAGAATTTGGAATTAGAAAGAGTCCCGTTTCCAGATGTTCCAAAAACTTCTAGtgtttgtgaaatttttgtggaaacatattcattttctcaattttccttttttcacaaaacagGTCGACTTCGCTTTTGACGACACGATACGATCATTTCGACGTAGCCAGGCACTCGAATTCCTGACGATTTTCTACCGTAACAACAGActcataaaaaacgaagagaacAATTCGATAAGGTTGACAATGGAAAAGAAATTGTACGCCAACAGCTTGAATCTTCTGCAAGAATTGACATCAAGCTTTAAAACTCCGCACGAGGATTCaacgaacgagaaaaattcCCTCGTTGGCAAGGAAGTTAGGCAAAAATTCGTATGTTTATTGATGACGCTTTTGCATGTGGTTTACTTCCAACATTTGCCAGATGCCTGGGACTGGAAGTCGATCGCAGTAGCAATATCGGAATATAGAACAAACGTTTCTTTGTCGAATGATGCCAGGAGCGCTTACATCAAATTAGCAACGATGATCAATGCTCCTGTTAATATGTGAGTTGAGTTTAaagtttatttcattaaaataaactGCTGACGATTACAATAATTCGTAATCCAGATAAGAGACGTAAACGAcaataatacaatttttattagctCAACTGAGCATATTGAAAAATGCTAGGATTGCTTCTAGAATTAGTCACCTCACCAAAATTACcaaatgttttaaaaattctggAGGTTATACAATCcgtaaaaaattttacataaATAGCCTGCGAGGCTTTGAatgaacgttcaaaaatgactctaaaatgtgaaaattgtaTTAcagaaccacgaaaaaaaatgaatggacaAAACCGGCCTTGTCCAACAGAACAAAATCAAACGGAGAAAATGGTTTATCCGAAGTCGAGACCGATTCGAAGACCGAGGAAAATGGGATGAGtggtaaaaattcgaaaaaagaaatcaagaagaaactgaaaattcgaagtaaaaaaaaggacaagcagaaattgaagaaaattgctCGTGAATTACGAGCAAAAGCTATGTCGGAAGGGTTGGAAAGCTTCGATTTTAGTAcagcaaaatttgaaaatggtaATGCCACAGACGTCCTCATCGAAAATGGTGTTGCGGCTAGTGAAACAAACACGaatgagaaaacgaaaaagagaCCAATACAGGAGGAAGGTACAACACCGAGtgaaacgaagaagaaaaaaaagaatcttgACAACAAAAATTAGTAGCGCTATAGTTTTATTactgaataaacaaaaattcaattgaacaACTGATTGATTCATTGAAGAACGAgcattatcgttatttttataattaattatgTATATGGATCGTTTGTACATAAGTGTTACGAGtttaaaacaaaacaaataagTACGTTTCAGCGGTTTTTCAATTACGGCGTTTAATGtttatctcaaaattttttcctctcgtagTCCATTGAGTCGAAGGAgtccttgaaaaaatattgctacACTTATCCCGAATGCTATACTAATCCTTAACTCTCGAGCAGAATAGGACATTTCTACAAGATTTTACGATACCTCTGTAGTACGAAAGAACCTGATGTTAGAATTATAACtatattcattcattttagaaaaaaatcatgaattacatatcgagtttttaatatttaaaaattaaaaaaaaaggattttttttcaaatcgtgtTAATCCGACCTCATTTTCAAAGGTCTCCAACAACAAATATTTCCATTGTTCATGTTAATATAGGGATGTGAGCAGTAGACTtgttttctgaaaaagttatACCTTTGCAACGAAACATGGCGGGTAACCCTGGATCCTTCAAAGCAAATCTAAAGTTTATTGGAAGATCAGAACATATAGTTCCTTAACACGGAAAACGAAACGTACGCTTTTCGTAGTATCGATGGTTATATATTCGAGTAACCTCCGAATTCGTAACGTAAAAAGTTAGTGGGCATTTGATAAttcataatattttcaaaattgaatttcgattAATAAGTATCGAATAACTACACGTAGAGCTATAGAGCACGACAAAAACGATTTGAAATCCGAAATTAGTTGGTCAAGTCGGCTTGACATTAAGGGTCAAAGGGTACATTCGGGAGCGTTGAGAATACAATTCTAAACACATCCATCTAAACGCTTGTAGAGTTTACAACGCCAAGTCGAGAACGCTGTCAGCATCCAAGTAGAATGTACCCCTTATTCCCTCTTGCCGCAGACTGACTAGTGGCGCCGCAATTGTCGACGGAGATAGcgcaaaaattgttgatatgtgagaTCGATTTGGTTATGCAGAACTCAACAACTTAGCCTAAAGTCGGGGTCTAGTTCCAAATGTCAATACAGATGTCGctagagttttttttcttcgaaagatTCGACGACAGAGATTCTCTCGATTTTGTTGGTAATTGAATTCAAGACTTTGTTTAGTGTTAAACGACACATTACAGTTCGACCAGAAACATTTCTACCAAAATTTAATTCTACCAAAAACATCTATACCAAAATTCATGTACACCCAACAAAGCAAGTTTCATATTTCTATCGTGATCAAATACTACCCCTTAACAACTGCACcatgaatttaattttgattGCACAGCTACCACATATCAACTCCACCAGACATTTCTATTCGTAAATGTACACACTGTGGGCGCGTTCGGGGAGTCGCTATTTGCG
It encodes:
- the LOC122409277 gene encoding eukaryotic translation initiation factor 4H-like: MAGRSVHDDPRDYKGGGFRTNSRKPLPAEPPYTAYVGNLPDGVVQRDIDKIFEKQKVKNVRLVKDRETDRFKGFCYVEFEEIDDLMGALELNSFVMVNGYQIKIDVAEGKRNDRGGGFDRRGGRGGPGGGDRGYGGVGGGPGGGSGYGDRRPQGGRMNSGRPGGPSYNDARTNRGNYGSFNEDVGGGSGREWGSRGGGGSGGPRSQGGPRPNRDGERKSYQDSYPKEPPPDTTGRKRLVMLKRTVPTPINSIAESSKSSSIYGGAKPREENLRPEEDK
- the Mybbp1A gene encoding myb-binding protein 1A — translated: MSQSMHMEIENTSCAPLEPRKELKMGSTILDCFTKLVKDNVRERLDGGIALLRHMSQKKVEETESKELNYALTRLVRGLGSSRTLSRKGFYTTLTAYLQTNSDTCMDDLLKIMETELRPVNSNTKSENADIYMGRILLCGALIRSKLLLQCKCEEQQKIFEILFFAGQQRSHLSFISIFFLADFLEQSDTKSLKIGIWPLLKKELGKAWEKQTLDTFYILLIMNEKFPTLVGSKFLKEHLGHEDIINAEHMKELLKLLTDLPRIVYCRHPVFKLFCEKIVSSELLVEFWSGIDQRFVKPSKSIEHLGLELFKHLLMNIKDKTLIPSLLTANFLHHMIRRFTSCKKNRRDQISITFKSILSELISVMSDKDIKAKTQVGVLKKLILYPGDIMIEKVTGTKIIQLLTANLNVDGVKKLSKLYHEIVSNAKPKEKKGNNTEAWTNMARIYVAQLLTRLLGHPAVSTEHKWRLDQLKFLFNLGLCESSNVGVELAPQFKECFYRALDHKLPKLSDLRTILSELIHHLNDELFVKKTSTLRTPLTEAATEAWSAMINFITKLEGAAKNEQAMYIFYTMDLHMGLQLFSEPEMAISAIKEIHSCSERLNKYKPKKGKKNGNENIEDEPEWVEVIVDLLLSLLSRNSHLLRSMVHCVFPHICAVSTAASIHQILSVLDPKNDKSPLVSKNDEVSGDSSNNEDSDSSDEDESDEEVKYSNEVSLDNVKEKNDEDEDEEDSDDDSDKDEDDDEDEDETVTDRLRLAVRQALGDASVQTDDEDIDVDQIDEAQGKRLDESLAAAFRILRENRQTQSKKQEKTAQLLTHFRVRVIDLLEIYIDSGPSMALALDMLVPLFGLLEFCIKDPHQKPLENRVRTCLKKLSAVKRFKDTEGVDAQLLTDVSKLLMEKGERSTAVCQEMGDKLAECATFLIRCVQQADLAVETLVQIYGENLTAFFKKRDCVLPASLFKNALKLVWVGNWQLAPLLVDFAFDDTIRSFRRSQALEFLTIFYRNNRLIKNEENNSIRLTMEKKLYANSLNLLQELTSSFKTPHEDSTNEKNSLVGKEVRQKFVCLLMTLLHVVYFQHLPDAWDWKSIAVAISEYRTNVSLSNDARSAYIKLATMINAPVNITTKKNEWTKPALSNRTKSNGENGLSEVETDSKTEENGMSGKNSKKEIKKKLKIRSKKKDKQKLKKIARELRAKAMSEGLESFDFSTAKFENGNATDVLIENGVAASETNTNEKTKKRPIQEEGTTPSETKKKKKNLDNKN